The Chitinophagales bacterium genome includes the window TATTCATTCTAATATGTTTCACAACCACCCCTTCTCCTTATACCACTTAACCGTCCGTTCAAATCCTGCATCGACTGTCATTGAGGGATTATAGCCGAAGTCATTCTTAGCTTTTTGGCTGGTACAACTCCATGATTCGCTAACCATCTCACGACCTTTTTGAGTATTGAAGGTTACTGCTCTCCCAAAAAGATTGGCGATAAATTCATAAATATAAGCCACTATGAAAATTACAAAATGCGGCACTCTTAGCTTGATGGCTGAGACCTTCAGAATCTGGGCTGATAGCTCTCCTAGGCGTGGCCAAGTATATTCATCCTCATTACCCCCTAGAAAATAGGTTTGATTTTTTGATTTTTCAGAAATGGCACATTGGTAAAATCCTTTAACTAAATCTCCTACATAGACCAAGGAGACCGACTTGGGTGAAAAGCCGATTAATGGAATAATATGTGATTTGATAGTTTTGAAAAATAAGAGGACTTCAACGTCACGCTCACCATATACGACTGGAGGACGAATAATACTGATAGGTAATCTATCCATATAGGAAATAGCTAGGTCTTCTTCCGCTACTTTACTCATACCATAGTCTGTGAGAGGAAGACGTTCGCAAGTTTCATCATTAGGTTGACCTACTTTCGTAGCTCTGGATGCAGCCAAACTTGATGTCACAATAATTTTTTCAATACTATCAATTCCTATACTTGCTTCTAAAATACAACGAGTGGGTTTGACATTACCTGCCTCAAAACCTGCATAATCAAATGCCTTGACTGTTCCAGCTAGATGAAAAATATAGTTTGCATTATGTTCAGTAAATACGTTTCGTAAGAAATCAATATCTTCAATACCATTTCTATGAATAGTTATATCTAAATCTTTGAGCCATTTATCATCGCTAGATTTTCGCATGAGGCAATGCACTTCATGACCTTGGCTTATTAGATATTCTACCAGATGAGAACCTACAAATCCATTGGCTCCTGTGACAAATGAAATTTTCTTATTCATAGTTTAATTTTCACTTAATTTATTTTTTATCATGCTAGCTAGAACCTTTATGGCTACTTGGTTGTGTCCACCTTGAGGTATAATGATATCGGCATATTTCTTAGTGGGTTCTATAAACTGGTCATGCATAGGTCTTACTGTTTTTTCATACCTATTTAAGACTTCTGCAGCGTCTCGTCCTCGCTCTATGGTATCGCGTTTGATTAGTCGTATGAGTCTTTCGTCTGCTTGCGCATCAACAAATATTTTGACATCAAATAATTTACGTAATGTAGTATCGGTAAATAATAAAATACCCTCTACGACGATTACTTTTTTAGGTTCGATAATTTTGCCTTCTGAGCGCGCGCAGGTAAGATAGGAATATGTTGGTTGAACAATGCTTTGCCCTTTAAGAAGTTGAATAATTTGTTCTTCTAGAAGAGAGAATTCTATAGAATCAGGATGGTCAAAATTCGTCTCTTTTCTAACCTCTGCGGACAAATGACTGATATCTTTATAATAATTGTCCTGTGATAGTAAGATGACATCTTGTTTTGGAAATAGATTCATAATTTTTTTGACTACGGTTGTTTTTCCTGAACCTGAGCCTCCTGCTATACCTATGACCATTTTATATTATAATAAAGATATGTGCAAAATTAAGAATTCGTTGTGAAATGATGAAGGATTATCCCAGTAGCCACAGCTACATTGAGTGATTCCGTTTGTCCAAAGCTAGGTATAGTTAATTGTGAAGTACTTTTTTCAAATATCTCCTTAGAAACCCCATGTGATTCACTACCCATTACTATTAGGCTTTCTTCAATGCTAGAAAAGCTATTTATAGCATTACCATTCAAGGAAGTAGCTAGTATATTTTTAAATTTATATTTCTGAATTAACTGATTGAATTCAAATTCTTTACATTCAACCCGAAAATGGGATCCCATAGCTGATTGTATAACCTTAGGATTGTATAAATCGACACTATTAGGAGACACGAATATTTGCTTGTGTCCATACCAGTCAGCAGTTCGAATAATGGTGCCAAGATTTCCTGGGTCGGTAATTTGATCCAGATACAGGTAAAACTTCTGTTTTTTTAAGTGAAATATATTTATTTCGGGAATATTAACAAGTGCTATGACCGATGGGACCGCAGCATGCTGACTCATTCGTTCTAAATCTTTAGAAGAAGCAGGTATGATTTTCAGATTTAATGATGAATGCTCTAGAACCCAAGCTTCACTGGCATAAATAGCTTCTATCGCTTCAGTTTTATGGTTGATGAGCTCATGAACTATTTTCTCTCCTTCACAGGTGTATTGACCATATTCTAATCTATTTTTCTTAAGATGTAGAGACTTAATAAATTTAATTTGTAAATTTGTGACCACGCAATTCATTCAAACAATATACAAAGTAACTACATTGGCCTTTAATTCTTCTGAAATTTTTAAATTAGTTACAATCAGTATATTGCTGCTAGGCTATTCCTGCAATATATATAAGCAAATACCTGAAAAAAGCTCAGTACTCGTATCAAACCAGATTGAATTAAAAGGTCAAGAAAAGGATATTATCAATGACCTTTTTTACAAAGATGAGATTTATAAAATTCCTGTTCAAAAGCCAAATAAAAAGATATTCGGCATACCTGTATCTCAGCATATATGGGCGTTTTATAACAAACATAAAGTGACTAAGTTTTCTCAGTTTATGAAGACCAAAGTAGGTAAGGCTCCAGTAATTTTTGATTCTACTAAATTAGAGAGAAGTCGTATTTCATTGGAGAACTATTATTTCAATATTGGATATCTTGATAATTATGTGAAGGTTAGTTATCAAATAAAGAAGAAAAGAGCAAAGGTATTGTATGAAGTAGTATTAGGATTGCCATATAAATTGAGAAATATTTATCTGGATACATTGACGCCTATTCAAAAAGAAATTTACAGTGAACGAAAAAATAGTTTGCTTGAAAAGAAAGAAATCCTAAATATAGATAGGTTAGAAAAAGAAATAGCACGAATGACATTTGTAGCAAACGATAAAGGATATTATAATTTCACCAAAGATTTTGTTAGATATAAATTTGATACTTTTCAAAAAACTCATGAGATTGATATCTATGTTAAAATATTAGAGGAGAGTGATTCTACTTACTTTAAAAAGTACAAACTAGATAGTATTTATGTTTTCATCAATTCTTCCAAGGAGCAGGCTAATATCAATACGAGTAGTGTTAATAGACTAGACAATGTGCTTTATGTTCAATCAAAAGATAAGAGATATAATGAAGTATTTCTAAACAGGTTTATAAATAAGACACATGACAGTTTTTATTCGAAAGGAGACATTAATAGAACTATTCAAAAGTTGTCAGAGCTCAATAATTTTAAACTTATAAATTCATCCGTTAGGCTAGAAAATGATACAGCAAAATCCTTAGATCTTATATATACTTTAGCTCCTAGTCCGCGTAGAACTATTTCTCTTGAACAAAGTTTCTATAATTCTACCCTTGGGTTTATTGGAGCTCAGCCTACCTTGAAATATCTTAATAGGAATTTAACTAAAAAAGCAGATAAATTGAGTTTGTCCCTTTCTGGTTCTGTGGAATTTAACGCCTATTTAAATCAGGAAAAAAATTTTTCTGGATTAATCTCACGAACAGATTTATCTATTTTAACAAACTATTCGATTGAGAAGTTTTTATTGCCAAAATTCTTGACAAACAATAGAGATTATTTATTCAATAGAACATTCATAAATTCGAGTTATACCTATAGCAAAAGGCTCGGTTTTTATGATATTCATAATATTGGAACAAGTTTAGAATTTCAATGGGCAAAAAACAAAAGTACAACTTTTAGTTATTCTCCGATTTCGTTTAATGCCATTATTTTTCCTGCCAACTCCGTATCTAATGAGTTTAAAAATACTTTGAGTTTAAATCCCTTTTTGAAGTCCTCATTTAATAATTCATTCATCATTGGTTCATCATTTTGGGTGAGTCATTTAATGCCATTAGGTAAGCAAAAACTAAATTCATTGAGTTTTAGACTCAATTTAGAAACCGCAGGTAATACCGTATTTTTAATAGATAAGTTAGTAGGATTGTCAAAAGGTGAGAATGGAGTAAATTTTGAGGGGATAGATATTTCACAATTTTTTAAATCGCAGTTTGAAGTAGTTAAAACGACTAAAATAACTCAGTTATCTTCTATTCATAGTCGCTTGAAATTTGGTGTAGCCTTTCCATTTGGCAATTCATTAAAGCTCCCTTATATTAAACAATTCTTTATAGGTGGACCCTATTCGCTTCGCGCATTTCAACCGAGAACCATAGGGGCAGGAAGTCATAATCCTGAAGCTAATACCCTAGATAGTTTTCCTCGCGACCAAACGGGAAATATGGTCTTTGAGTTTAATACAGAATTCAGATTTCACATTGTAAGTTTTCTAAAAGGTGCCTTATTTATTGATGGTGGAAATATCTGGAATTCTTCTCGCAATTTTAGTCAAGATGATTTAGGGGTTTTCAAGCTGGATGAATTTTATAAACAAATGTATATTGGAGGGGGCTTCGGGCTAAGAGGAGATTTTAATTACTTCATCATGCGATTTGATGTTGGAATACCAATGAGAGTCCCATATCTAACCAAGAACGATTGGGTAATAGTAGATGCCAAACCTTTCAATCCGGAATGGTTCAGGAATAATTTGGTTATCAATTTTGCTATAGGGTATCCATTTTAATGATTCTTTTTTCCATTTGACAATCCTTTTAGAAAGAAATTAAACCTTTTTGAAGACTATACAGTCTA containing:
- a CDS encoding NAD(P)-dependent oxidoreductase, yielding MNKKISFVTGANGFVGSHLVEYLISQGHEVHCLMRKSSDDKWLKDLDITIHRNGIEDIDFLRNVFTEHNANYIFHLAGTVKAFDYAGFEAGNVKPTRCILEASIGIDSIEKIIVTSSLAASRATKVGQPNDETCERLPLTDYGMSKVAEEDLAISYMDRLPISIIRPPVVYGERDVEVLLFFKTIKSHIIPLIGFSPKSVSLVYVGDLVKGFYQCAISEKSKNQTYFLGGNEDEYTWPRLGELSAQILKVSAIKLRVPHFVIFIVAYIYEFIANLFGRAVTFNTQKGREMVSESWSCTSQKAKNDFGYNPSMTVDAGFERTVKWYKEKGWL
- the udk gene encoding uridine kinase; the protein is MVIGIAGGSGSGKTTVVKKIMNLFPKQDVILLSQDNYYKDISHLSAEVRKETNFDHPDSIEFSLLEEQIIQLLKGQSIVQPTYSYLTCARSEGKIIEPKKVIVVEGILLFTDTTLRKLFDVKIFVDAQADERLIRLIKRDTIERGRDAAEVLNRYEKTVRPMHDQFIEPTKKYADIIIPQGGHNQVAIKVLASMIKNKLSEN
- a CDS encoding RNA methyltransferase: MVTNLQIKFIKSLHLKKNRLEYGQYTCEGEKIVHELINHKTEAIEAIYASEAWVLEHSSLNLKIIPASSKDLERMSQHAAVPSVIALVNIPEINIFHLKKQKFYLYLDQITDPGNLGTIIRTADWYGHKQIFVSPNSVDLYNPKVIQSAMGSHFRVECKEFEFNQLIQKYKFKNILATSLNGNAINSFSSIEESLIVMGSESHGVSKEIFEKSTSQLTIPSFGQTESLNVAVATGIILHHFTTNS
- a CDS encoding BamA/TamA family outer membrane protein, which codes for MTTQFIQTIYKVTTLAFNSSEIFKLVTISILLLGYSCNIYKQIPEKSSVLVSNQIELKGQEKDIINDLFYKDEIYKIPVQKPNKKIFGIPVSQHIWAFYNKHKVTKFSQFMKTKVGKAPVIFDSTKLERSRISLENYYFNIGYLDNYVKVSYQIKKKRAKVLYEVVLGLPYKLRNIYLDTLTPIQKEIYSERKNSLLEKKEILNIDRLEKEIARMTFVANDKGYYNFTKDFVRYKFDTFQKTHEIDIYVKILEESDSTYFKKYKLDSIYVFINSSKEQANINTSSVNRLDNVLYVQSKDKRYNEVFLNRFINKTHDSFYSKGDINRTIQKLSELNNFKLINSSVRLENDTAKSLDLIYTLAPSPRRTISLEQSFYNSTLGFIGAQPTLKYLNRNLTKKADKLSLSLSGSVEFNAYLNQEKNFSGLISRTDLSILTNYSIEKFLLPKFLTNNRDYLFNRTFINSSYTYSKRLGFYDIHNIGTSLEFQWAKNKSTTFSYSPISFNAIIFPANSVSNEFKNTLSLNPFLKSSFNNSFIIGSSFWVSHLMPLGKQKLNSLSFRLNLETAGNTVFLIDKLVGLSKGENGVNFEGIDISQFFKSQFEVVKTTKITQLSSIHSRLKFGVAFPFGNSLKLPYIKQFFIGGPYSLRAFQPRTIGAGSHNPEANTLDSFPRDQTGNMVFEFNTEFRFHIVSFLKGALFIDGGNIWNSSRNFSQDDLGVFKLDEFYKQMYIGGGFGLRGDFNYFIMRFDVGIPMRVPYLTKNDWVIVDAKPFNPEWFRNNLVINFAIGYPF